The genomic segment cctcctgggttcaagcaattctcctgcctcactcagcctcccgagtagctgggactacaggcgcgcaccaccatgcccagctaatttttgtatttttagtagagacggggtttcaccttgttgaccaggatggtctcaacctcttgacctcgtgatccacctgcctcggcctcccaaagtgctgggattataggcgtgagccaccgcgcccggcccgaaaagTATTATTTAAACTAAATGTTTTGGCCCTCCTCTTAGACCTTGTTGGCCCCTTTCATCTCTGGGAACAGAACACTGCATATCGCATGGGGCTGCTGTGGGGCCTCGGTGAAATTACCGTGCCAAGTACTGCTGAAACTGGCACTTAGCGCTCAATATGGTTCTTGCAAGCGCTGGGCACCGCGGACTAATATGGTATCTCCTGCCTTCACAGGACTTCGAGTTTAGTGTGGCCCAGCTTCAGTGTCGCAACGTATATCATTTCATAACAGAAACGGGTCCAGAGAGGATGGGTGACTTGCTCAAGGGTACAAGCCTGCGGGGCAGGGCTTGGACTAAAATCCAGGAATGGCTCCGCGCGCGGACTACACAGCCTGGGGCTTCGCACACGAGCCCGAGTTTGAGTCCGACCGGCAGGTTCCCCATCTGCCATCCAGGATGGAGGTGCCCCCTGCCTTCTCCACGAAGAGGAAGGCGCAGAAAGGCCGGGTGGAGTTCGGGGCCCCCACGTGAGGCCCGGCCTACACTTTCGGTGTAGCGGACGCCCAGCTCTCGGCACCCCGTCGAGAAGGGAAGCTGCTCCTGAATCACGTGACGCGCCAGCTGGGGGCACCCGCGCCTCCGTGCGAGGCCCCGCCCCCCGGCCCGCCGCGCGCCTGTGTCCCGGGTCGGGCCGGAGAGGGGAGAGCGGGGGAGGGGACGCTGCGCGGGGGGCGGCCGTGCGTCGCCGCGCGCCTTCCTCCCGCCTCTCGCCGGGCCCTGTGTCTCTGCGCCGCGGCTCCGCCCCCTGGTCCCGCCGCCCGGCCCAATGGCGCCGCGGCGCGAGCCTCCCCAGCCGGAGGCGGAGCGTCCAAGCGGGGCCTGGCGCGCCTGCGCCCTGCGCCCGCCCCTCGCCgtaggaggaggtggaggaggaggcggcTCGGGAGAGCGAGCAGCGAGCTGGCTGGAGCGCCGAGCGCGAGTGAGAGCCGAGCCGCCCGCCGCCCGCTACCgccgccgcctccgcctcccCTCCGCGAGCAGGAGCCCGGGCCGCGGCCCGGCACGCCGCACCAGCCCGTCCCTCGGTGTCAGGCCGCGAGGGCTGCGCGCGCGAGCGAGCAAGCgagggggagggacagtgagcgAGCGCCGGGAGGAGGCGGCCGGACCGAGCGGGCGCCCGCGCGTGTGGCGTGAGGGGAAGCCGCCTGCCCGCCCCCTTcgccttcccttctctccccctccccgcTCCCCCCCTGACCGCGGAGCAGCACCATGTCGGCGCCGGCGGCCAAAGTCAGTAAAAAGGAGCTCAACTCCAACCACGACGGGGCCGACGAGACCTCAGGTGAGAGCAGGGAGCCCGGGGGCCGGCCCGCGCCGCCATCTTCGCCGCCCGCCCCGGCCCGGAGGCCGCCGGCGGGGCCCGGGGAGCGCGCAGGGGGCGCCTGGCGGGGGAGTGGTGCGCGGCGCGGCCGGGCGGGGGCCCTTGAGCTCGGCGCCCTTTTTTGTGCGCGGCGGGGCTGGGGGGCCTGGGTGGCGCCGCAGCGGCGGCCGGCTCTGCGAGGCGGGGGCGCTGCGGCCTGCGAGGCGCGGGCGGAGGAGAcccccccttcctctcccccctccctcgctctcctccccctccctccctcccgagAAGCCTCTCTTTATTGTGCTCCGCCATGATGCCTCGCTCCCatcagccgccgccgccgccacatGGTGCGGCCGGACGCGGCCCCGCGCCCGACCTCCCGCGCGGTTCCCGTACGCGCCTGGTCCGCGGCGGCACCCCCAGAACCCCCGCCCGGAGGCCGGTCCCGGCGGTGTTTCTGCCTGGagctggggcggggtgggggcgcGGGGAGCACGCGGCCGGCCGCGCGCTGGGCCTTGGCCGGCTGGGAAGATGCTCTGGCCGGCCCGGGCGCATTCCCCACGTGGGGTGGCCGCCCCGTCGCGCCAGCGTGCGGAGAAGCCTGGCGCCGCGGCTAGTGGATCGGGGGTCTTGGAAATGGCTAAGAAAGCTGGTTTCTGCCGAGGAGACTCTCTCGGCAGGGGGGCTGCCAATCCCGGGATGGTTACCGGAAATGAACCGCGCGATCTGCCCCCTTCACACCCACTTAGCTTTGTAGGATTTGCAGTCTTTACGGGACAAAAGGGCACGTATTCCAGAGCACAcccccttttcctcctctcccttctgtgCCTCACGATTTTCTGACCTCACAGTTGCTCCCAGTAAGTGCTCCAAAGTCGTGTGGGGCCGCATCTGAGGTCTGCCTGCCTGAATTGGGTTGGAGGGATTCATATTCTGAGAAGGCGAAGGCCAGTGTGTAGAATGGTGCCCGGTGCCTTTCGTGTCTTTGTAGGCGTGTCTTTTGCCTTTATTGTAATAGCAGAATCGTCAACTTTCTGTGAAAGATGGTTTTACCATTGATAGGTGGTAGTAATGGCCTAATTTGTATCATTGTCGTGGGCTTCGTTTCCGTATTTTAGTTAGCAGCTGCTACTGTTCTCTTGCAACTGTATAATGTGAAATTATAAACGTGAAGACTTCCGAATAAGGTTATTCTGTATCTTTCATAGTAGAAACCTTAACGATCGGTTTGTTGTAGGGAAACTTTAAAATGACACTATAGAAAACCAATTTCTGAGTAATCCAGCAGACAGCATGACGTGTGAATggtctttaattaaaaaatttgtcaGTCACAAGCATGAACATGTGTAACACTTACCTTTGTagtaggctttttttttcaaatggcttTTGGAATATTAGAGTATTAACATGTGGAAAACTAGGTAAATTTGTCTTCTAATTAGAATTAAGTTTTTTTGCTCCTTTTTTGCagaaaaagaacagcaagaaGCAATTGAACACATTGATGAAGTACAAAATGAAATAGAcaggtaatatttttattaaaatactttggAGACCAAATTTTCTGAGATTATGTCTGATGGCCCAGTAATCATTGAAACTATGGTCAGATCTATCCCCTGTCAAAGGGGAAGTGATTCTAACTTGGTTGGAAACATTATGTAGATTCAGTGTTTTTTTGGTAAAGTATTTGTACAAAGTTTTTGAAAGTACCTTAACTCGGTAAGGTTTGGGTTTTGCTTTCAAAGTCTAAAAATTGTCTGAATTGCAATGTGGGTCTTCTGGTAGTTCAGTAATGTGGCATCAGCGATTGCTTTAGCTTGCCTTACAACTTTGTCACGGAATTAGCCACTTTGTTACTGAATTAGCCAGTTTAATTAGAAATTATGCTTGAGGGAAACAGTTGAAATTGGCTTGGAAATAATAGGTGAAGTAAATGCACAATGTTACCAGAATGTTGTTTGGGCATTCTTAACAGTCATTATTGAGTGTTTATTGATAAATAGACAAAATTGCCACTTTAGTTTTGACTTGAGTGTCTAAACTAGGTAATAATGGTTATTATAATTTGGTACCTTGCACAGTTCCAAAGCTAGTAAGTAAACAGTAATCTCAGCCAATTTTTTAGTTTGTTAACTACTATCATAGTCAGTATCTCTTTTCATTTGCTTCAGACTTAATGAACAAGCCAGTGAGGAGATTTTGAAAGTAGAACAGAAATATAACAAACTCCGCCAACCATTTTTTCAGAAGAGGTCAGAATTGATCGCCAAAATCCCAAATTTTTGGGTAACAACATTTGTCAACCATCCACAAGGTATGTTTTGTACAGTGCATTGTTAAAGGATAAATAGTGTTTGTTAGAATGGAGGAAGCTTGGTGAAGGCTTAGTTCAACATGCTGGGTTGTGTGCAGGTTGAAACCCTCAAAGATGGGAAAAGACTTGGCAGTTATTGCTTTCTCTTCTGTTCAGGAGAAGCTATGTTCTAATTGCTTGATGAAAGATAGTGACAATCTGGCGTGGAGCAATTGCCTTTAGTTAATAAtgggtttataaaaataaagatgctcACTAagtttggaaaaattttaaaggaagccCTTAAATTGTTGTTAATGTTTGCCTTTTGAAAATTCAGCTGACCTATAATTTTCTGGCCTTAGTGTCTGCACTGCTTGGGGAGGAGGACGAAGAGGCACTGCATTATTTGACCAGAGTTGAAGTGACAGAATTTGAAGATATTAAATCAGGTTACAGAATAGATTTTGTAAGTATCTCTAACTTAATCTTATTTGCCAGTCTGGAAATTAATGTGAGCTTTGGTTGGAAGAGCTGTTTGTATGTCTAAATATTCTAATCATTTGTTACAGTATTTTGATGAAAAtccttactttgaaaataaagttctcTCCAAAGAATTTCATCTGAATGAGAGTGGTGATCCATCTTCAAAGTCCACTGAAATTAAATGGAAATCTGGAAAGGTATGATTTGAGGAAATATTGACCATAAAACAATCATTTCACCTATTTTGGTTTAATTTAAACCACTTACAAGTGCTTGATAGTTTGGTCATGTGGCTAAATGCAAaaccttaaaatataaaacattccaGTCTGCTAATGCCAAATATAACAATAGGTTAGAGTTCTCATTAGAGCTTACAGCTGTGGGctggaagatctcttgagcctaggagttcagccTAGGCCACATAGACCCTCCCCTtgacccccccccccaaaaaaaagagaaaatctagcCCAAGTTTTAAGAATTGAGAACTGgactaaatttttttgttttctgcaatgGTGACTGAGGTCTTCAAATAGCttactatttatcttttttttttttttttttttttttttttaaaagacggggtttcaccatgttggtcaggctggtcttgaactcccgacctcaggtgatccaccagccatggcctccaaagtgcttggattacaggcgtgagccaccggccaGCTTACCATTTCTCAAAATTCATTTACATCTGTATTTAGGTAGTAagacataatttaaatatttataatgttttgtgCTAGTGGCTGATAAAATGGAACtaattttatggaaaataaaatttagttgaTTTAGTACAATTAATTTTATACAATTGTTATttagtataattttataattgctCTTAGGTAATAGTGTAGGTATTATATAGATGTTTGTTTTGCTTCACTTTTGgggaaaatcttattttttaaattattgggaGTTTGGGTGATTTAAGAGACTGTATCAAAAGCTCTTCCTGTATTCATTTAGGATTTGACGAAACGTTCAAGTCAAACGCAGAATAAAGCCAGCAGGAAGAGGCAGCATGAGGAACCAGAGAGCTTCTTTACCTGGTTTACTGACCATTCTGATGCAGGTGCTGATGAATTAGGAGAGGTCATCAAAGATGATATTTGGCCAAACCCATTACAATACTACTTGGTAAgttgaaataattcatttattcaaggtTGTATTTgtctcatttgtttaaaaatgagtCCTTAAGTCaacttgggttttttttaaggTTCCTGATATGGAtgatgaagaaggagaaggagaagaagatgatgatgatgatgaagaggaggaaggattaGAAGACATTGATGAAGAAGGGGATGAGGATGAAggtgaagaagatgaagatgatgatgaaggggaggaaggagaggtaaAGGAAAATTGATAACTTTTAAAGAATTCACCATATTGTTTTGGGGgagatacatatatttatatatatcatatatatatatattttttactgtgtGATGAAACTGACCAGAACTGATTGTGGGAAAAAAATGAGCCATTTTTTGTTGTTCATGAATTAAGGAAATGCTGGATAAGCTCATGCTACTAATGTTTAAATAACTAGTCTCTCCCCCCGCCCCCTGTTAGTCTTACCACCCAAGCTTGTTTTTCCCTAGCCAATACTTAAGCAATGCAATGTAGGTAGTGTAGCTGGTCAAATTCTGACATTGCTGAAATAACAAAACTCCACATATTTTAGATAAACTGCAAAATTGCCAAATAGTCAAATTAGAATAGGTTGattttattttggattatttgatcTGAAATGTGCCTGATTTGGTTAGAACTGAaaagttattcatttatttgaagaaaCATCGCGGGTCTTTCAGTCGAACCGATGCAGCTGACTTTCAGGTTTAGAAAATGAAGGGCTCCCAAAGCATATGTTCTTTGGGGTCCAGTGTGGTCCATGTGAAAGCGAACGAGTAGTCTCAGCGTTAATCCTGAAGATTAACTGCCCACTTTTTCTTTCAGGAGGATGAAGGAGAAGATGACTAATAGAACACTGATGGATTCcaaccttcctttttttaaattttctccagtCCCTGGGAGCAagttgcagtcttttttttttttttttttttttccttccctcttgtGCTCAGTCACCCTGTTTTTGAGGTCTCTTTTCTCTACACCATGGTTCTCAActtattttggggggaaatatCTTGAGCAGGATACAATGGGAAAAGAGTCTCTACCCCTTTctgtttgaaattcatttttatccctTCCTGTCTTAACAAAAACTGTATGGAATCAATACCACCGAGCtctgtgggaaaaaagaaaaacctgctcCCTTCGCTCTGCTGGAAGCCGGAGGGTGCTAGGCCCCTGTGTAGTAGTGCATAGAATTCtagcttttttcctcctttctctgtatATTGGGCTCAGAGAGTACACTGTGTCTCTATGTGAATATGGACAGTTAGCATTTACCAACATGTATCTGTCtactttctcttgtttaaaaaaaagaaaaaaaaaacttaaaaaaatgggGTTATAGAAGGTCAGCAAAGGGTGGGTTTGAGATGTTTGGGTGGGGTAAGTGGGCATTTTGACAACATGGCTTCTCCTTTGGCATGTTTAATTGTGACATTTGACAGACATCCTTGCAGTTTAAgatgacacttttaaaataaattctctcctAATGATGACTTGAGCCCTGCCACTCAATGGGAGAATCAGCAGAACCTGTAGGATCTTATTTGGAATTGACATTCTCTATtgtaattttgtttctgtttatttttaaattttctttttgtttcactggaAAGGAAAGATGATGCTCAGTTTTAAACGTTAAAAGTGTACAAGTTGCTTTGTTACAATAAAACTAAATGTGTACACAAAGGATTTGATGCTCTTCTCTCAGCACAGGTCTGCTCACTATGACCTTCCAAGTTTGACTTGTACAACATCACTGTCAAACTTTGTCACCCTAACTTCGTATTTTTTGATACGCACTTTGCAGGATGACCTCAGGGCTATGTGGATTGAGTAACGGGATCTGAATTAATGTATTGATACCGCCATAGCTGGGAAAGTGGGTACAATTTGCCATTGGTTTCTGAAAGTACTCACATCATTTGGGATACCAGATTGCTCAATACTTTGAGTATATTGTGCCCTTGATTTATATCTCCAagtggcagtttttaaaattggcCATTTACCTGGATATAAAATAATAGTACCTGCCACCACCATCCAACAGACCTGGTGCTCTCATGCCAAGTTATATGTGTGTGGGACAGTTACTGGCATGTCTTCATTGGCTATATAAAATGTGGCCAAGGAGATAGGCTCTCAGAGTAGGAGTCTGCGATGGTTGGCGGTAACTGTCCCAGCTCTCTGGTATAAAGTTCTCAAATGTGATTATGTGAATCTGGGTGGAATAATGGACTCAGCTCTGTCTGCTCAATGCCATTGTGCAGAGAAGCACCCTAATGCATAAGCTTTTTAATGCTGTAAAATATAGTAGCTGAAATTAAATGCCACTTTTTCAGAGGTGAATTAATGGACAGTCTGGTGAAATtcaaaagctttttgatgtataAAACTTGATAAATGGAACTATTCCATCAATAGGCAAAAGTGTAACAACCTGTCTAGATGGATAGTATGTAATTTCCGCACAGGTCTCTGTTTAGTAAATACTTCACTGTATACCGATCAGGAATCTTGCTCCAATAAAGGaacataaagattttttttggaCTGGGGTCATTCTCCTTGTGTTATAGAGAAATGTTAATTGCTATTGGATTTAGAAAATGTGCTAGTTTTTTGTCTTCACATTTTTAGGGACTGGGGCAGCGGGGGTTAGCTCTAATGGTGTAGTGTCGGTTTAGAAAGCTGGAAGCTGGTCAGCGGAGAAGTAAAGGACAAATTCAAATGTCTCTTATTTGGAATATAGTAAACAGTTGGAGAGGTTGAGtatagcattttcattttcaaatttcagaAGGACTACACTAGAAACAAAATTTGAGTTCAGTGGATTCTGTTATCTGCAGCTTCAGCTCCACGGGGTCAGCTGCAGTTCAGATATTTTGAGACTGTTCACATACACTATACATTTACACGTGTGAATATAGTATATAGGTATATAATAATTGGCAAAATTGTTCTGTACTGATAATCTCTTAATGTGCTTAATTTGGAAATTAAGTTACtggtatgtataggaaaaattGTATGGAGCTTGGTACTCTTGCTGTGGCTTCAGGCAGCCACTGGGGTCTCTTAGAATGtatcttctttggataaatgGGGCCACTGTAGTCATTTGAATCAATATCCACTTAAGCCTGGGATACTTTTTCACAAATAGAACAGTGAAACAACCACGACTAGTGGTTTTACATGCTGGCAAGATTCTAGGGCTGTCAAGTTATAGGTCACAATGTTCCTTTATTTTGGGGAATTTAAAAGTTGGGAGCCCTTTAATAGTTCACTCTCTATTGTGATCTCCCAAGGTGCCCCTAACATCTGCAAATCTTAGAACTAGGCTGTGAGAAAGCAAAATGGCAACCTTAGTGTAGCGAAAAATTTCTACACTGTAGTGTTTAATTGCAAGAGGAGTTCTTTGGCTGGTCCTTAGTGTGTATTGGAAAGGGCTCAGCTCCTTTTCTCAAGGACATTTGAtaagagaggctgggcacagtggctcatgcctgtaatcacagctctttaggaggcccaggctgAAGGATCGCCAAAGACCAGgagctctagaccagcctggatgacataggcACATCCTattactaccaaaaaaaaaaaaaaaaaaaagctctatgtAGTGGCACTAggctaatcctagctacttgggttgCTGGGGCAGCAGGAGGATTGCCTCAGTCGAGGACATTGAGGCTTCACTGAGAGATGATTTTGCCACCGTccctcagcctgggccacagagcaagaacaccctgttctttaaaacaaaacagaagagtaATGTTGGTTATTTAGGAAGGGGCTGTGTTCTTCCCAAGCTGTGCTTTCTTTGGCTAATGAGGGGTATTTAATAactgcatgaaaaaaaaaaataactgcatGAATTAGGATGGAGGGCAGTAGCTTGCAAGGTGTCCTTACGTTGAGTTTCAAAACCTTAAGAAATTCTGCTTCAGACCCCATTTCTGGGTTTTTGGTTTTGAGTcatagtctccctctgttgccaggctggagtgcagtggtgctgtcttggctcactgcaatctctgcttcctgggttcaagtgatcccctgcctcagcctctagagtagctggaactgcaggtgtgtgccaccacgcctggctaattttttgtattttaggagagaccaggtttcactatgttacttAGGATGGTCTCATCTGACCTCGCGAaaacacccgccttggcctcccaagtgctggggttacaggggtaagccaccatgcccagcctggggttGTTTCTccaatgatttcattatttttgagacagaggtctcactctgtcccccagactggagtgcagtggcatgatctcagctccttgcaacctcacttgtcaagttcaagccattctcctgcctcagcttcctaagtagctgggattacaggcacacatcaccatactctgctatttttgtattttagtagagattgggtttcactatgttgcccaggctggtcttgaactcctgacctcaagtgatttgcccacttccggcctctcaaagggctgagattacaagtatgagtcaccatgcccagcctctctttaGTGATTTCAAAAAGACTCACTTTATCTGGATTCTCTGACCTCTGTAATGCCCTTACAAATTTGCACTGAACTCTGGCTTCTGGAATGTTAAGTGTAAGTAGCCCATAGAATACCCAGATGTGTGTGGCTGAGAAATTTGCTTTACACCCGACCTGCTTGTTCCACTTGCATTAGCTGCTTGAGTCCCAAAAAGGATGTGAGTTTTTCACTGACACGGTTTTTGGGATCCTTTGGGTGTCAATTGTCTGGAACAGTTGTGTTTCTGGATTCATTTGATAATCTATCAGTACTGCTTCGTAACTACGTAATGCTTTCACTTGGTCTCAGAAACACAggtttcgttttctttttttgagtctcacccaggctggagtgcagtggtgcgatctcaactcattgcaacctccactttctagattcaagggattctcttgcctcagcctgacgagtagctgggattacaggcacacaccaccatgctcagccaatttcttttttgtatttttttttttttgtctttttatttttattttttattttgtctcttttttgagatggggttttgccatgttggccaggctggtctccagctcctgaccctcaggtgacccacctgcctgggcctcccaaagtgctgggttatgggtgtgagccaACCTGCCCAGCCagggtttttttgtcttttttaatattttattaggaaAGCTTTCTGACTATTGCAAAAATATAACATTGTTTTGCAAAAGGTGAAAATGTAATTCTGTTGCAAGGGGAGAAGTCTGCCTGGATTTCCTGAAGACTGAAACAAGTTCTTTGGGAGAAGAGTGAAGAGCTCTTCAAATTGTTTAAAGAGGacatcttattttgaaaagtttcaCCTGGCTGGGCACAagtgtggattaaaaaaaattacgttgccggtgtggtggttcacgcctgtagtcctagcactttgggaggctgaggcagatagatcacctgaggtcaggagttcgagaccagcctgaccaatatggtgaagcctcgtcttaaaaaaaagtttaaaaatgaataaataatttataccATTCCATCAGTGACCATTCCCTTTTGAATATGTGGCTGTATTTATGAAGGCTTACAagtgtcctttatttttttaaattgagacgggatgtcactgtattgcccaggctagtctcaaactcctgggctcaagctattctcctatcAAGCCACTGAAAGTGTTAGGATGAGGTGTGACCCACCTCATCCAGTCTAGTTATTTTTGGCAAggctcactcttgcccaggctggagtatagtggcagtatcatagccaCTGTAacctaaactcctgggctcaactgatcatCCTGCCCCAGCGTCCTGAGTTGCTGGTACTGCAGGCAGCCCCACCAGCTGGCCAAATTAACTtaggcagctaatttttttttttaaggcaggatctcactatcatccaggctggagtgctgtgacactGCTCATcacagtctcaacctcccaggctcaggtgatcctcttgcctccccctctcgagtagctgggactacaggcgcccactaccatgccctactaatttttgtatttttttgtagggacggggttttgctgtgttgctcagtttggtcttgaactcctaggctcaagcgatccatctgccactgtacctggtcttaATTTCTGTAGAGACTATGGGCACTATGCTGCCCATATGTCACATTTTGCCCCTGATTATGAAATCTGGGCCTGTTCACAGAGCCAAGTTGTCTTTGCTTATATGTCAATGCCACTTGGTTGATTTCCCATAGCAGGACAACCCAGCATTGTCCATGGCTCTccaatttcacttttgttttccaGTCCATTGTGAGGAAGGTAATCAGTGCAAAGCAAAACATGTGGCTTACTTCAGTAAGAGCATCAGAGCCTGACTGTTCCAAGTCAGGGTCAGTATTTGACCCTTAGTCACCTTCCCACTTCTTGGAGGACACTCCTCCATGAAGTCCTGGCACaacccctcccccccccccccagtaAACGCAAGATGCTAGAACCAGCTGAATGGCCCGGCACAGACTAGGCAATGACCAGCACACCTCCCTCGGGCTCAGATAGTGGTATTTGATATTTCACCAGATGTAAATGTCTTTTCTCCTGTGTGGATGGATGGCCTTTGTAGGGGCAAAGTCCTAAAAAATGGCACTAGGCTGAACCAGCAACCACAGTCTGGTTAAGAGATGGGCCTGAGAGAGGTCCGGTTCATTCATCTGTAATTTATCATAATTTTGGGTGAGGATTTGCTTTTTCCCCAagtgtatgttcttttttttctttttttttttgagatggagtttcgttcatgttgcccaggctggagtgcaatggtgcgatcagccacctccacctcccaagttcaagtgattctcctgcctcagcctcttgagtagttgggattacaggcatgcaccaccatgcctgactaaatttgtatttttaatagaggcgcggtttctccatgttggtcaggctggtctcgaactcccgaccttaggtaatctgcctgctttggccttccaatgtgctgggattacaggcttgagccaccgtgcccggccagttctgttttttttagacggaatctgttgcccaggctggagtgcagtgtctcgaTCTCagggcactgcaacctccgcctcccaagttcaagtgattttcctgcctcagcctcttgagtagctgggactacagtcgtgtgcctcgccaccacacccaactaatttttgtatttttagtagagatggggtttcaccatgttggccaggctggtctcgaacccctgacctgaTCCGCCGGCCTCGGGCTGCCAAActgcggggattataggcgtgagccaaggTGCCCAGCCTAGTATACGTTCTTGAAGTGACTAATACCTAGTTTGGGCCAACCACTCCGAGGAGAGAGACAATTTTGGATTGGCCCACATTACACCAACAACCTGCCAGACAAAGAGAGACTTGAGGGGCTTGGTCGAGGTCGTGAAGGGGCTGAAAGTTAGAGGAGGCCTCCCCCTCCACTGCTGCACCCGGCTGGGCGACCCGGCTAGCCTCAGGGGGCGCTGttccccccaccctcaccccggTCACCAACTGGCCGGAGCCTGCAGGCGCGCGGCGGGGAAGGCTGGAGGACCTCGGCGCCGGCGATGCTCCGCCTGAACGTCCATTCTGGGCATGCGGCGCGGTCACGCACAGCGGGAACCGCGGCCGCCGAGGCCCGGGTGCTATGGCCGGAATCCCGCGGAATGTTGGATCAGAGGGAGCCGCTGGGGCGCGGGACCTCGGGCGTGGAGTCCGGGG from the Callithrix jacchus isolate 240 chromosome 1, calJac240_pri, whole genome shotgun sequence genome contains:
- the SET gene encoding protein SET isoform X2 → MSAPAAKVSKKELNSNHDGADETSEKEQQEAIEHIDEVQNEIDRLNEQASEEILKVEQKYNKLRQPFFQKRSELIAKIPNFWVTTFVNHPQVSALLGEEDEEALHYLTRVEVTEFEDIKSGYRIDFYFDENPYFENKVLSKEFHLNESGDPSSKSTEIKWKSGKDLTKRSSQTQNKASRKRQHEEPESFFTWFTDHSDAGADELGEVIKDDIWPNPLQYYLVPDMDDEEGEGEEDDDDDEEEEGLEDIDEEGDEDEGEEDEDDDEGEEGEEDEGEDD
- the SET gene encoding protein SET isoform X1 translates to MAPKRQSPLPPQKKKPRPPPAQGLDETSASAGLPKKGEKEQQEAIEHIDEVQNEIDRLNEQASEEILKVEQKYNKLRQPFFQKRSELIAKIPNFWVTTFVNHPQVSALLGEEDEEALHYLTRVEVTEFEDIKSGYRIDFYFDENPYFENKVLSKEFHLNESGDPSSKSTEIKWKSGKDLTKRSSQTQNKASRKRQHEEPESFFTWFTDHSDAGADELGEVIKDDIWPNPLQYYLVPDMDDEEGEGEEDDDDDEEEEGLEDIDEEGDEDEGEEDEDDDEGEEGEEDEGEDD
- the SET gene encoding protein SET isoform X3 — its product is MGCRDLLPSLKPALLEKEQQEAIEHIDEVQNEIDRLNEQASEEILKVEQKYNKLRQPFFQKRSELIAKIPNFWVTTFVNHPQVSALLGEEDEEALHYLTRVEVTEFEDIKSGYRIDFYFDENPYFENKVLSKEFHLNESGDPSSKSTEIKWKSGKDLTKRSSQTQNKASRKRQHEEPESFFTWFTDHSDAGADELGEVIKDDIWPNPLQYYLVPDMDDEEGEGEEDDDDDEEEEGLEDIDEEGDEDEGEEDEDDDEGEEGEEDEGEDD